A stretch of the Sorangium aterium genome encodes the following:
- a CDS encoding DUF4230 domain-containing protein, which yields MEGPLQDPYASVAVHPPRPRAPAGRAARIALLVVALFASVGFGALVVAPRLGAPAPSSGVVARPSPALVIAIRDLARLETTEVHVEKVVDLADRQSRLFGLVQATDALLLVAVGHVTIGVDLARIGEGDVAMDPETGVARLTLPAPEVFSTRLDEDETYVYTRSTSLLARRNEQLEARARKEATAAIEKAALEGNVMARAKAQAERQITALATQLGAKRVEIRWREVGGGGG from the coding sequence ATGGAAGGCCCGCTCCAGGACCCCTACGCTTCGGTCGCAGTTCACCCCCCGCGCCCCCGCGCGCCGGCGGGCCGCGCCGCGCGGATCGCGCTGCTCGTCGTGGCGCTCTTCGCGTCGGTCGGATTCGGCGCGCTCGTGGTGGCGCCGCGCCTCGGCGCTCCCGCGCCCTCGAGCGGCGTGGTCGCGCGGCCGTCCCCTGCGCTCGTCATCGCGATCCGCGACCTGGCGCGGCTCGAGACCACGGAGGTGCACGTCGAGAAGGTCGTGGATCTGGCCGACCGGCAGAGCCGCCTCTTCGGCCTGGTGCAGGCCACCGACGCTCTCCTGCTCGTCGCGGTCGGCCACGTCACGATCGGCGTCGATCTCGCGCGGATCGGCGAGGGCGACGTCGCGATGGATCCGGAGACCGGGGTCGCGCGGCTCACGCTGCCGGCGCCCGAGGTCTTCTCGACCCGGCTCGACGAGGACGAGACGTACGTCTACACGCGGTCGACCAGCCTGCTCGCACGGCGCAACGAGCAGCTCGAGGCGCGGGCCCGGAAGGAGGCGACGGCGGCGATCGAGAAGGCCGCGCTCGAGGGGAACGTGATGGCGCGCGCGAAGGCGCAGGCCGAGCGGCAGATCACGGCGCTCGCGACGCAGCTCGGCGCGAAGCGGGTGGAGATCCGCTGGCGCGAGGTCGGCGGCGGCGGGGGCTGA
- a CDS encoding transglycosylase SLT domain-containing protein: MKRAPSPPKPSSGGARRRLAAAWVLGFSLAACAEHQAAGPPPSQSTARAAPSAAPPVGLALAPPAGLALASPAPPMVDGAWVESVRLERWAEAAERLDALPMEQRALPSMKYARARVAFELGDHGKAVELLHGLEQELPLLAREVARYRAEAAFVAGPFHVAAAYFERSGSAPGLARAALATLKGGDLKQARALADRAVAAAQRARRSRDEAAARMARARVLLGVRDAAERPAEKAAAAALAHADLRWIVKSAPSSPDGRDAAALLAALPGQLSPEERLQKVDAMVAGGSAAEAIAELDKMSGVPASELHHRRATALYQARDYEAAAAAFLKVAASPSARQAEQLHLAARSLSRLRREAEAIERHLAVARRFRKTRWGELSSLLAARLLMQVGRYAEAVAQYGRFLDAYPRSDRRDDAAYERALATLSTGGAARARRPLEQLARDARPADAARLRELAGLAALRGGDRDGAVRLWTQVMREQPLSWGALLSRSRLAAVGAPMPPLLVAASLGDARAVEVKLPPAAALLASMGLDGDAESYLAENEREATAAYAGQESEALCRMYGMLSPAKRRYRVGTQAVSAAALQRAPSQAERWAWECVYPEPYAGEVRALEAQHGLPRGLVHALMRQESAFDPVVVSPASAVGLMQLMPSTAEKAAGELSLGFDLGQLKSAPLNLRLGGFYIGKLLRTFEGSLPLAAAAYNAGPKAVSHWLDGGIDRDTDVWVARIPYDETRTYVGRVLSNLARYQWLAGGDAAVEMLPLTLPADARAPADAY; the protein is encoded by the coding sequence ATGAAACGGGCTCCGTCGCCACCGAAGCCGTCTTCAGGGGGAGCGCGCCGCCGCCTGGCCGCCGCGTGGGTCCTCGGCTTCTCGCTCGCCGCGTGCGCGGAGCACCAGGCGGCAGGGCCGCCCCCGTCGCAGAGCACCGCGCGCGCCGCGCCGTCCGCGGCGCCGCCGGTGGGTCTCGCCCTCGCGCCGCCCGCGGGCCTCGCCCTCGCGTCGCCCGCGCCGCCCATGGTGGACGGCGCCTGGGTCGAGTCGGTGCGGCTCGAGCGCTGGGCCGAGGCGGCGGAGCGGCTCGACGCCCTGCCCATGGAGCAGCGCGCGCTGCCCTCGATGAAGTACGCGCGGGCGCGCGTCGCGTTCGAGCTCGGGGATCACGGCAAGGCGGTGGAGCTGCTCCACGGCCTGGAGCAGGAGCTGCCGCTCCTCGCCCGCGAGGTGGCCCGCTACCGGGCGGAGGCGGCGTTCGTCGCGGGGCCGTTCCACGTGGCGGCGGCGTACTTCGAGCGCTCGGGCAGCGCGCCCGGCCTCGCGCGCGCCGCGCTCGCCACCCTGAAGGGCGGCGATCTCAAGCAGGCTCGCGCGCTCGCCGATCGGGCCGTGGCCGCGGCGCAGCGCGCGCGCAGGTCGCGCGACGAGGCCGCGGCGCGGATGGCGCGGGCGCGCGTCCTGCTCGGCGTGCGCGACGCCGCCGAGCGCCCGGCGGAGAAGGCCGCCGCGGCGGCCCTCGCGCACGCCGACCTCCGGTGGATCGTGAAGAGCGCGCCGTCGTCGCCCGACGGGCGCGACGCCGCGGCGCTCCTCGCCGCCTTGCCGGGGCAGCTCTCGCCGGAGGAGCGGCTCCAGAAGGTCGACGCCATGGTCGCCGGGGGCAGCGCGGCGGAGGCGATCGCCGAGCTCGACAAGATGTCGGGCGTGCCGGCGTCGGAGCTCCACCACCGCAGGGCCACGGCGCTCTACCAGGCGCGCGACTACGAGGCCGCGGCCGCGGCGTTCCTCAAGGTCGCCGCCTCGCCGTCGGCGCGCCAGGCGGAGCAGCTGCACCTCGCGGCGCGCTCGCTCTCGCGGCTCCGGCGCGAGGCGGAGGCGATCGAGCGGCACCTCGCCGTCGCGCGCAGGTTCCGGAAGACCCGCTGGGGGGAGCTCTCGAGCCTGCTCGCCGCGCGGCTCCTCATGCAGGTCGGGCGCTACGCGGAGGCCGTCGCGCAGTACGGCCGGTTCCTCGACGCCTACCCGCGGAGCGATCGGCGCGACGACGCGGCCTACGAGCGGGCGCTCGCGACGCTGTCGACGGGCGGCGCCGCGCGCGCGCGGCGGCCGCTGGAGCAGCTCGCGCGGGACGCGAGGCCGGCCGACGCGGCGCGGCTGCGCGAGCTCGCCGGGCTCGCGGCGCTGCGCGGCGGCGACCGTGACGGCGCGGTGCGGCTCTGGACGCAGGTGATGCGGGAGCAGCCGCTCTCGTGGGGCGCGCTGCTCTCGCGCTCGCGCCTCGCGGCGGTGGGCGCGCCCATGCCGCCGCTGCTCGTCGCGGCGTCCCTCGGGGACGCCCGGGCGGTGGAGGTGAAGCTCCCGCCGGCCGCGGCGCTCCTCGCGTCGATGGGGCTCGACGGCGACGCCGAGAGCTACCTCGCCGAGAACGAGCGAGAGGCGACGGCGGCCTATGCGGGGCAGGAGAGCGAGGCGCTCTGCCGGATGTACGGCATGCTCTCGCCCGCGAAGCGCCGCTACCGCGTGGGCACGCAGGCGGTCTCCGCCGCGGCGCTCCAGCGCGCGCCCTCTCAGGCCGAACGCTGGGCGTGGGAGTGCGTCTATCCGGAGCCGTACGCCGGCGAGGTGCGCGCGCTCGAGGCGCAGCACGGGCTGCCGAGGGGCCTCGTTCACGCGCTGATGCGCCAGGAGAGCGCGTTCGATCCCGTCGTGGTGAGCCCCGCGAGCGCGGTCGGGCTGATGCAGCTCATGCCGTCGACGGCCGAGAAGGCGGCCGGCGAGCTCTCGCTCGGCTTCGACCTCGGGCAGCTCAAGAGCGCGCCGCTCAACCTGCGCCTCGGCGGCTTCTACATCGGCAAGCTGCTCCGGACGTTCGAGGGCAGCCTGCCGCTCGCGGCGGCGGCGTACAACGCCGGTCCGAAGGCCGTGTCGCACTGGCTCGATGGGGGCATCGACCGGGACACCGACGTGTGGGTGGCGCGCATTCCCTACGACGAGACGCGCACCTACGTGGGTCGCGTCCTCTCGAACCTGGCGCGGTATCAGTGGCTGGCCGGCGGGGACGCGGCCGTGGAGATGCTCCCGCTCACGCTCCCCGCGGACGCGCGCGCCCCCGCGGACGCGTACTGA
- a CDS encoding MXAN_5187 C-terminal domain-containing protein, whose amino-acid sequence MRGKIIAVFAVIVLMVGGLFYALTRASLAEIGRPGEAPRALAAAMAQLQVDGLVLERWLDSHASDPKLREPFNAGTAPARAEAATSAANAIREAVAASPELARTPPSLVVLVDTKGVVLGRNASALMRGDNLGAVYPSLKLAIEQGVTGSDVWVSRARNEQLLASYAPIRSDAGQIIGAVAVGTALNDERLTNASERTSGRVLVVATQSGDGLDVVAKSRDASPQLVAALTASPAKDGALKALSSGQTVDIGGLAGEYSAVGHALDGYGDGRRAVLLSIAQLRTPGLASALLWPLLGVAALGLVLVVIAGYFLDAYISQPVSEIEDGLLAIMNGRTDLRFQIEHAELGGLVFRLNSLLNQLLGVQEDETDAEGRPSRAPTSASFRDALEVDERMAALSVEEIPADAKALLEEPEDAYYARIFAEYIAAKKSLGDPVDHITRDAFVARLKASEQELGRKHGKPMRYKIEVRGKEIVLLAVPLA is encoded by the coding sequence ATGCGCGGAAAGATCATCGCAGTCTTCGCCGTGATTGTCCTCATGGTCGGAGGGCTTTTTTACGCCCTCACGCGCGCCTCCCTCGCGGAGATCGGGCGCCCCGGCGAGGCGCCGCGCGCGCTCGCGGCCGCCATGGCGCAGCTCCAGGTGGACGGCCTCGTGCTGGAGCGGTGGCTCGACTCCCACGCGAGCGACCCGAAGCTGCGCGAGCCGTTCAACGCCGGCACCGCCCCGGCCCGCGCCGAGGCGGCCACCAGCGCCGCCAACGCCATCCGGGAGGCGGTCGCCGCCTCGCCCGAGCTCGCCAGGACCCCGCCCTCCCTCGTGGTCCTGGTGGACACGAAGGGCGTGGTGCTCGGACGGAACGCCTCCGCGCTGATGCGCGGAGACAACCTCGGCGCCGTCTACCCGTCGCTGAAGCTCGCCATCGAGCAGGGAGTGACCGGCTCGGACGTGTGGGTGAGCCGGGCGCGCAACGAGCAGCTGCTCGCGTCCTACGCGCCCATCCGCAGCGACGCCGGGCAGATCATCGGCGCCGTCGCGGTGGGCACCGCGCTGAACGACGAGCGGCTGACCAACGCGAGCGAGCGCACGAGCGGGCGCGTCCTCGTCGTCGCGACGCAGTCGGGCGACGGCCTCGACGTGGTGGCGAAATCGCGCGACGCCTCCCCGCAGCTGGTCGCGGCGCTCACGGCGTCGCCGGCGAAGGACGGCGCCCTGAAGGCGCTGAGCTCCGGGCAGACGGTCGACATCGGCGGGCTGGCCGGCGAGTACAGCGCCGTCGGGCACGCGCTCGACGGCTACGGTGACGGGCGGCGCGCGGTGCTCCTCAGCATCGCGCAGCTCAGGACGCCGGGGCTCGCGAGCGCGCTGCTCTGGCCGCTGCTCGGCGTCGCCGCGCTCGGGCTCGTGCTCGTCGTGATCGCCGGGTATTTCCTGGACGCGTACATCTCGCAGCCGGTCTCCGAGATCGAGGACGGCCTGCTCGCGATCATGAACGGCCGGACCGACCTCCGGTTCCAGATCGAGCACGCCGAGCTCGGCGGGCTCGTGTTCCGGCTGAACTCGCTCCTGAACCAGCTGCTCGGGGTGCAGGAGGACGAGACCGACGCCGAGGGGCGCCCGTCGCGCGCGCCGACGTCGGCGTCCTTCCGGGACGCCCTCGAGGTCGACGAGCGGATGGCCGCGCTGTCCGTGGAGGAGATCCCGGCCGACGCCAAGGCGCTCCTCGAGGAGCCGGAGGACGCCTACTACGCGCGCATCTTCGCCGAGTACATCGCCGCGAAGAAGTCGCTCGGCGATCCGGTGGACCACATCACCCGCGACGCGTTCGTCGCCCGCCTCAAGGCGAGCGAGCAGGAGCTCGGGCGGAAGCACGGAAAGCCCATGCGCTACAAGATCGAGGTGCGCGGCAAGGAGATCGTGCTCCTCGCCGTGCCGCTCGCCTGA
- a CDS encoding histone deacetylase family protein yields the protein MVHLNQPHSEAPRLYVVDDALFEQHRSRGAHPERPERLEAARRAIERCAAAGLSLEHVASRDATEEELARVHAPRYLESLGRLSGHFAALDPDTYVVPRSVEAAKRGAGAAVALVDAVLAGPGRLGVALLRPPGHHATRDAGMGFCLLNNVAVAAQAALSSGLSRVAVVDFDVHHGNGTQDIFWDDPRVLFCSLHQWPFYPGTGAANELGGGDGTGYTVNVPLSDGATDAVYEAAFDELLLPVLDEYAPELILVSAGFDAHERDPMAAMKLSRAAYAAMGRRLAAMATAKAGGRLAIFLEGGYDLTALESSLAAALLAASGREAADDPAGASVPPAHPAQRAPISTRHRADLDRARRAALRRWTTL from the coding sequence ATGGTGCACTTGAATCAGCCGCACTCCGAAGCCCCGCGCCTCTACGTCGTCGACGACGCGCTGTTCGAGCAACATCGCTCGCGAGGCGCGCACCCTGAGCGCCCGGAGCGCCTCGAAGCCGCCCGCCGCGCCATCGAGCGCTGCGCCGCGGCCGGCCTCTCGCTGGAGCACGTGGCGTCGCGCGACGCCACCGAGGAAGAGCTCGCCCGGGTGCACGCCCCGCGGTACCTGGAGTCGCTCGGCCGGCTCAGCGGCCACTTTGCGGCGCTCGACCCCGACACGTACGTGGTCCCACGCTCGGTCGAGGCGGCGAAGCGCGGCGCGGGCGCCGCGGTGGCGCTTGTCGACGCGGTGCTCGCCGGCCCCGGCCGGCTCGGGGTCGCGCTGCTCCGCCCGCCTGGCCACCACGCCACGCGCGACGCCGGCATGGGCTTCTGTCTCCTGAACAACGTCGCCGTGGCGGCGCAGGCGGCGCTGAGCAGCGGGCTCTCGCGGGTGGCGGTCGTCGACTTCGACGTGCACCACGGCAACGGCACGCAGGACATCTTCTGGGACGATCCGCGGGTGCTGTTCTGCTCGCTGCACCAGTGGCCGTTCTATCCCGGCACCGGCGCCGCCAACGAGCTCGGCGGAGGCGACGGCACCGGTTACACGGTGAACGTACCGCTGTCCGACGGCGCGACGGACGCGGTCTACGAGGCGGCGTTCGACGAGCTCCTCCTTCCGGTGCTCGACGAGTATGCGCCCGAGCTGATCCTGGTCTCGGCGGGGTTCGACGCGCACGAGCGCGATCCGATGGCGGCGATGAAGCTGTCGCGCGCCGCGTACGCGGCGATGGGCCGCCGGCTCGCGGCGATGGCGACCGCGAAGGCGGGCGGGCGGCTCGCCATCTTCCTGGAGGGCGGCTACGACCTGACCGCGCTCGAGAGCTCGCTCGCGGCGGCGCTGCTCGCGGCGTCCGGCCGCGAGGCGGCAGACGACCCGGCTGGAGCGTCGGTGCCGCCGGCGCATCCCGCGCAGCGCGCGCCGATCTCGACCCGCCACCGCGCGGACCTGGACCGGGCCCGCCGGGCCGCGCTGCGCCGGTGGACGACGCTCTGA
- a CDS encoding response regulator: MPSKESDTLLEADPGERADRETPDSTRLPLVLLVDGDRSIWQPLGALLSKRYRLVVCSSAVDGVAAFTEDTCAVIVDVRMSGQEGFWVCDQIRKLQPEVPVIFYSAHQDEKDSFEAINAHRPFAYVDKDGAEEKLLDALEKATRIFQSTLRSRRIIERLQRRRLEAI, from the coding sequence ATGCCCTCCAAGGAATCCGACACCCTGCTCGAAGCCGATCCAGGCGAGCGAGCGGATCGCGAGACGCCCGACTCCACGCGGCTTCCTCTCGTGCTCTTGGTCGACGGGGACAGGAGCATCTGGCAGCCGCTCGGCGCCCTCCTCTCGAAGCGATATCGCCTCGTCGTATGCTCCTCGGCCGTGGACGGGGTCGCCGCGTTCACCGAGGACACGTGCGCGGTGATCGTCGATGTGCGGATGTCAGGGCAGGAGGGGTTCTGGGTCTGCGACCAGATCCGCAAGTTGCAGCCCGAAGTGCCCGTCATCTTCTATTCGGCTCATCAGGACGAGAAGGACTCGTTCGAGGCCATCAACGCGCACCGGCCCTTCGCCTATGTCGATAAAGACGGCGCCGAGGAGAAGCTCCTCGACGCCCTCGAGAAGGCGACGCGGATATTTCAAAGCACCCTCCGCAGCAGGCGGATCATCGAGCGGCTGCAGCGCCGCCGGCTGGAGGCGATCTGA
- a CDS encoding YqaA family protein, translating to MDRFGLAGMFVGTFLADAFSFPIPPQFYMLTAITSGGSQVAPLIAISAASLAGGCTGYRLAGRIARLRLFAARIERTRPRIDRLFERYGYWAIAIGSISPIPFSMLCYLSGLYRIPLRYFLTMVLFRVPRLLLFYALIRAGWSQ from the coding sequence GTGGACCGCTTCGGCCTCGCCGGGATGTTCGTCGGCACCTTCCTCGCCGATGCGTTCTCGTTCCCGATCCCGCCGCAGTTCTACATGCTGACCGCGATCACGTCGGGGGGCTCGCAGGTCGCGCCCCTGATCGCCATCTCGGCCGCCTCGCTCGCCGGCGGCTGCACGGGTTACCGCCTCGCCGGCCGCATCGCGCGGCTCCGCCTCTTCGCGGCGCGCATCGAGCGGACGCGGCCCAGGATAGACCGGCTCTTCGAACGTTACGGGTACTGGGCGATCGCGATCGGGAGCATCTCGCCGATCCCCTTCTCGATGCTCTGCTACCTGTCCGGGCTGTACCGGATCCCGCTGCGCTACTTCTTGACCATGGTGCTGTTCCGGGTGCCTCGGCTCCTCCTCTTCTACGCGCTCATCCGGGCGGGATGGAGCCAGTGA
- a CDS encoding protein kinase domain-containing protein has product MPYPAPDGTQLIEHLGAGATFDVALVRLGGSPPGPTLVCKRLVPRVLHERAGRAAMVREAKALSLVRHPALPALARVGADRHGPFLLESRREGTSLRDVLDGWRGRGRPPPASLITHVARAAIETLAELQELEDAGGPIRFVHGDLGPDHVLLGPLGDVGLVDLGAARFRDMDPDLETADRGTVPFVAPEIARGESPPTQRGDVYSMAATLVAFATGAPLTRAREQAAALVEISESGLCLDALSATDALSPGQRRALARALDRDPERRVGTARALLDAFDAAAPDGPEAAR; this is encoded by the coding sequence ATGCCCTACCCCGCTCCCGACGGCACCCAGCTGATCGAGCACCTCGGCGCCGGCGCCACGTTCGACGTCGCGCTTGTCCGGCTCGGAGGCTCGCCGCCCGGCCCCACGCTCGTGTGCAAGCGCCTCGTCCCCCGCGTCCTCCACGAGCGCGCGGGGCGGGCCGCCATGGTCCGCGAGGCGAAGGCCCTCTCCCTCGTCCGCCACCCTGCCCTGCCCGCGCTCGCGCGCGTCGGCGCCGATCGCCATGGCCCGTTCCTCCTCGAGAGCCGGCGCGAGGGCACCTCCCTCCGCGACGTGCTCGACGGATGGCGCGGCCGCGGCCGGCCGCCGCCCGCGTCGCTCATCACCCACGTCGCCAGGGCCGCGATCGAGACGCTCGCCGAGCTCCAGGAGCTCGAGGATGCCGGAGGCCCGATCCGCTTCGTTCACGGCGATCTCGGCCCCGATCACGTGCTGCTGGGCCCGCTCGGCGACGTCGGCCTCGTCGACCTCGGGGCCGCGCGGTTCCGCGACATGGATCCGGACCTCGAGACCGCCGACCGGGGCACGGTTCCCTTCGTTGCCCCCGAGATCGCCCGCGGCGAATCCCCGCCGACCCAGCGCGGCGACGTCTACTCCATGGCGGCGACCCTCGTCGCCTTCGCCACCGGCGCGCCCCTCACGCGCGCGCGCGAGCAGGCCGCGGCGCTCGTCGAGATCAGCGAATCCGGCCTCTGCCTCGATGCGCTCTCCGCCACGGACGCGCTCTCGCCGGGCCAGCGCCGGGCGCTCGCTCGCGCGCTCGATCGCGATCCGGAGCGCCGCGTCGGGACGGCGCGGGCGCTGCTCGACGCCTTCGACGCGGCCGCTCCGGATGGCCCCGAGGCGGCGCGCTGA
- a CDS encoding cystathionine gamma-synthase, with protein sequence MKPHLGHDKLGLDTLAIHAGQPPDPTSGAVMTPIVLSSTFAQERPGHHKGFEYSRSGNPTRKALEACVAALEGGRHGFAFGSGSAATATLLHTLRPGDHVLSGDDVYGGTFRLFDKVMRPMGLASTSVDMSDLDVVRKALTPATRMIWIETPTNPMLKIFDIAGLAEIARAHGALLVVDNTFATPVLQRPLDLGAHVVAHSSTKYLNGHSDVVSGALVTSEDALAERVGFLQNAIGAVPSPFDCYLVLRGIKTLGVRVRQQCASAALIAERLAEHPAVQAVHYPGLATHAGHALAARQMRAPGAMISFLVRGGLPVASRFLERLAIFACAESLGGVESLAEHPALMTHASVPAAAREALGIADGLLRLSVGLEASEDLWNDVAQALDDARATGT encoded by the coding sequence ATGAAGCCCCACCTAGGTCACGACAAGCTCGGCCTCGACACGCTCGCGATCCACGCCGGACAGCCGCCGGATCCGACGAGCGGCGCGGTCATGACGCCGATCGTCCTCTCGAGCACCTTCGCCCAGGAGCGGCCGGGCCACCACAAGGGGTTCGAGTACTCCCGCAGCGGCAACCCCACCCGCAAGGCGCTCGAGGCGTGCGTCGCCGCACTCGAGGGGGGGCGCCATGGCTTCGCGTTCGGCAGCGGCTCCGCGGCGACCGCGACCCTGCTCCACACGCTCCGCCCAGGAGATCACGTGCTCTCGGGCGATGACGTCTACGGCGGCACCTTCCGGCTCTTCGACAAGGTCATGCGGCCGATGGGCCTCGCCTCGACCTCGGTCGACATGAGCGACCTCGACGTCGTCCGCAAGGCCCTCACCCCGGCCACGCGGATGATCTGGATCGAGACCCCGACGAACCCCATGCTCAAGATCTTCGACATCGCAGGGCTCGCCGAGATCGCGCGCGCGCACGGGGCGCTGCTCGTCGTCGACAACACCTTCGCAACGCCGGTGCTCCAGCGGCCGCTCGACCTCGGCGCTCACGTCGTGGCGCACTCGAGCACCAAGTACCTGAACGGGCACTCGGACGTCGTCAGCGGCGCGCTGGTCACGTCCGAGGACGCGCTCGCGGAGCGGGTCGGGTTCCTGCAGAACGCGATCGGCGCCGTCCCGAGCCCGTTCGACTGCTACCTCGTGCTCCGCGGGATCAAGACGCTCGGCGTGCGCGTGCGCCAGCAGTGCGCGTCGGCCGCGCTCATCGCCGAGCGGCTCGCCGAGCACCCCGCCGTCCAGGCGGTGCACTATCCCGGCCTCGCCACGCACGCCGGCCACGCGCTCGCCGCGCGGCAGATGCGCGCGCCCGGGGCGATGATCTCGTTCCTCGTGCGCGGCGGCCTCCCCGTCGCCTCGCGGTTCCTCGAGCGGCTCGCGATCTTCGCCTGCGCCGAGAGCCTCGGCGGCGTCGAGTCGCTCGCCGAGCACCCCGCCCTCATGACCCACGCCTCCGTGCCCGCGGCGGCGCGGGAGGCGCTCGGCATCGCCGACGGCCTCCTCCGGCTCTCGGTGGGCCTGGAGGCCAGCGAGGACCTCTGGAACGACGTCGCCCAGGCGCTGGACGACGCGCGCGCGACGGGCACGTAA
- a CDS encoding Stp1/IreP family PP2C-type Ser/Thr phosphatase, with protein sequence MTDVGLQRDHNEDSYAVLSEYDLFIVADGMGGHRAGDVASKLATESIADFFRSTSREDATWPFHFDTSLSEEENRLQAGIRVANRQIFERSIRSRDCAGMGTTVVGALFSKKKNRIYVGHVGDSRAYRVRKGSISQLTRDHSLFNDYIMAMPELTEEQRAELPRNVITRALGMHDSVSVDLLSDEPQPGDVYLLCSDGLSGMLSDDQILHIVSSTEEVPEMCRRLIAKANENGGEDNITALVIRIDEQDDAELPNSATIGPPADSQQVSMGDRSTVPAVSASRSEKS encoded by the coding sequence ATGACGGACGTTGGTCTCCAACGCGACCACAACGAGGACAGCTACGCCGTCCTGTCGGAGTACGATCTGTTCATCGTCGCGGACGGCATGGGGGGCCACCGCGCGGGGGACGTAGCCAGCAAGCTGGCGACCGAGTCGATCGCGGACTTCTTCCGGTCCACGTCGCGGGAGGACGCCACCTGGCCATTCCACTTCGACACCAGCCTGTCGGAGGAGGAGAACCGGCTCCAGGCGGGCATCCGGGTCGCGAACCGCCAGATCTTCGAGCGCAGCATCCGGTCGCGCGACTGCGCCGGGATGGGCACGACGGTCGTGGGGGCGCTCTTCTCGAAGAAGAAGAACCGGATCTACGTCGGCCACGTCGGCGACAGCCGCGCGTACCGTGTCCGCAAGGGCTCGATCAGCCAGCTGACGCGCGATCACTCGCTGTTCAACGACTACATCATGGCGATGCCCGAGCTCACCGAGGAGCAGCGGGCCGAGCTTCCGCGCAACGTCATCACCCGCGCGCTCGGGATGCACGACAGCGTCTCCGTGGATCTGCTCAGCGATGAGCCGCAGCCCGGCGATGTCTACCTGCTCTGCTCCGACGGCCTGAGCGGGATGCTCTCGGACGACCAGATCCTCCACATCGTGAGCTCGACCGAGGAGGTCCCGGAGATGTGCCGCCGCCTCATCGCCAAGGCGAACGAGAACGGCGGAGAGGACAACATCACGGCGCTCGTGATCCGGATCGACGAGCAGGACGACGCCGAGCTCCCGAACAGCGCGACGATCGGCCCGCCCGCCGACTCGCAGCAGGTCAGCATGGGCGATCGGTCGACGGTCCCCGCGGTGTCGGCCTCGCGCTCCGAGAAGAGCTGA
- the frr gene encoding ribosome recycling factor, with product MLEDVIKELRDGIEKAIEALRRDLAKVRTGRANAAMLDGIRVDYYGVPTPIVQMATVSVPEPRLISVKPWEKNQVKAIEKAIRESDLGLNPQVDADLIRLPIPPLTEERRREMVKLTKKNGEDCKVAIRKHRRDANEMIDSLEKDGDVSGDEADRAKKKVDDVVAEGTKLVDTVIAGKEKDILDV from the coding sequence ATGCTCGAGGACGTCATCAAGGAGCTGCGCGACGGGATCGAAAAGGCCATCGAAGCTCTCCGGCGAGACCTGGCGAAGGTGCGCACCGGGCGCGCGAACGCGGCCATGCTCGACGGCATCCGCGTCGACTACTACGGCGTGCCGACGCCGATCGTGCAGATGGCCACGGTGTCCGTGCCGGAGCCGCGGCTCATCAGCGTCAAGCCCTGGGAGAAGAACCAGGTGAAGGCGATCGAGAAGGCGATCCGGGAGAGCGATCTCGGCCTGAATCCCCAGGTGGACGCGGATCTCATCCGACTCCCGATCCCGCCGCTGACGGAGGAGCGGCGCAGGGAGATGGTGAAGCTGACGAAGAAGAACGGAGAGGACTGTAAAGTTGCCATCCGGAAGCACCGCCGGGACGCGAACGAGATGATCGACTCGCTCGAGAAGGACGGCGACGTCAGCGGCGACGAGGCCGACCGGGCCAAGAAGAAGGTCGACGACGTGGTGGCCGAGGGGACGAAGCTGGTCGACACGGTGATCGCCGGCAAGGAAAAGGACATCCTGGACGTGTGA